One window from the genome of Candidatus Woesearchaeota archaeon encodes:
- a CDS encoding cold shock domain-containing protein: protein MKGKVKFFNIGKGFGFISAEDGKDYFVHQTALGAGVSLKENDSVEFDVEQGERGPKAVNVKMSD, encoded by the coding sequence ATGAAAGGAAAAGTGAAGTTTTTTAACATAGGGAAGGGATTTGGGTTCATTTCCGCAGAGGACGGAAAGGACTATTTTGTGCATCAGACAGCGTTGGGTGCAGGCGTCAGCCTGAAGGAAAACGACTCGGTTGAATTTGATGTCGAGCAGGGAGAAAGGGGCCCAAAGGCAGTCAATGTGAAGATGTCGGATTAA